TCCAGATACTGACATTAATAACCGGGTGCGAATGAGGCGCAGCGGCAGGGTTGGCCCCGGCGTAGAGTTCGTGTGACCTAGTCGCCTTCCTAAAGCGATATTTGGATTGTTATTCTCGCGAAGTATTCTGTGGGACTACTTCGTCGTTTGAATTTGAATAAACCTGCTGCAGGAGCAACCAGTATGCGGTTGATGATTGCACTACTCCTGCCAATCGCAACTTTTTCATTCACACTCGGCATTACCCTCCCGCTGATGCGGCTTGAAAAACTCTATTTTCTGGAGGAGCGGCCGTCTCTGCTAGAGGTCATTCACGGTTTGTGGCTGGAAGGGGATGGTGCGCTGGCAGCAATCATCGCAATGTTTTCCGTCGTCTTCCCTGCTGCAAAGATTATCGTTGTGCATGTCGCCGTGATAACAGGCGCACGGTTGAGATCGCTGGCGTTGCTGTCGACGCTCAGCAAGTGGTCCATGCTGGATGTAATGCTTGTCGCGCTGGTCCTCTTTGCGGCGAAGACCAGCGGTTTGGCTGCCGCAGCGATCCTGCCGGGG
This window of the Roseibium alexandrii DFL-11 genome carries:
- a CDS encoding paraquat-inducible protein A, whose translation is MRLMIALLLPIATFSFTLGITLPLMRLEKLYFLEERPSLLEVIHGLWLEGDGALAAIIAMFSVVFPAAKIIVVHVAVITGARLRSLALLSTLSKWSMLDVMLVALVLFAAKTSGLAAAAILPGLWFYASATLATALAAALCRRATGG